GGGTTCCTGCTCTCGGGCGCCGACCGGACCTTCGACTGGCGGCTGGCCGGCGGACTGTTCGCGGTCGCCCTGGTCGGCGAGCTGACCCGGCTCAAGATCCGGCGCGGCCGCGCCCGGAGCGGTCAATCGTCCAAAATCTGAGACAGGGCCGCTACTCTCACAGTTGTGAGCGGCAACGTTCCCGCCTCGACCCGGACCCTGCGGGTACTGACGTTCCTGGCCACCCAGCCCGGACCCGTACCGATGGAGCGCATCGCCTCCGCGGTCGGCTTGCCGCGCTCGTCGACCTATCACTTGCTCCGGGCAATGATCGACGAAGGCTTCGTCGTGCATCTGCCGGAGGACAAGCGCTACGGCTTGGGGGTCGCCGCCTTCGAGATCGGATCGGCCTACCTGCGGCACGACCCGCTCGAGCGGCTGGCGCGCCCGCTGCTGGCCCAGCTCGTCGCCGAGGTCGGCCACACCGCACACCTCGGCGTACTGCACGGTCGTGAACTCGTCTACCTGTTGAAAGAACAGCCGCCCCGGCCGTTGACGCTGGTGACCGACGTCGGTGTCCGCCTGCCCGCCACCCTGACTGCCTCCGGGCGAGCCCTACTGGCGGCCCTGCCTCCCGCGCAGGTCCGGGCTCTGTTCCCCACGCCCGAGTCGT
The Kribbella italica DNA segment above includes these coding regions:
- a CDS encoding IclR family transcriptional regulator domain-containing protein, with the translated sequence MSGNVPASTRTLRVLTFLATQPGPVPMERIASAVGLPRSSTYHLLRAMIDEGFVVHLPEDKRYGLGVAAFEIGSAYLRHDPLERLARPLLAQLVAEVGHTAHLGVLHGRELVYLLKEQPPRPLTLVTDVGVRLPATLTASGRALLAALPPAQVRALFPTPESFVRRTDQGPQTLSQLRRLLADERQQGFAIEESHVTAGVTSVASAAVDHAGHPAAAISISFRSESVSPGERSLLARRVRQAAEALTRRLRG